The genome window TCTCGGCCGCGCGGGCCGCTTCGGTTTCCGCGCCGGAATCGACCGGCGAGACGACGTTCCTGCCGCCGCCGCCGATCGACCTGAAGCAGTGGTCGTCGCCGTGGACCTCGCCCCACAGCCTGTTCATGATCGTCTATTGGTCGGCGATGGTCGCGTGGTTCACGCTCGCGTCCGCGGCGCACGACGTGTCGGTCGGGCCGCTGCGTCATGTGGGGCTCGACCTCGGTGCGCTGTTTTTCTGCGTGGCGGCGGTGGCGTTTTACGAGTCGTTCCGCGCTCTACGCGTGAAGCGCTGGATCGACCACACGCCCACGTCGAAGGCGCGGTCCGTCGCGATGGGCATGGCCGAACTGCGCGGCACGGCGCGCCGCGCGTACAACCTACTCACCCCGCTCACGAGCCAGGCGTGCGTGCATTACCGGCTGCGCCGCTACGAAAAGGTGGCGACGAGCAAGGGCGAGCGCGAACGCGTCACCGGCGACACCTCATGCGGCCCCGTGCCTTTTTATCTCGACGACGAGACCGGCACGGTGCTCGTCGATCCCCTCGGCGCGAAAATGAAACCCACGCACACGCAGCACATCGACGGCGAGTACCGCACGCCCTGGGGCGCGTCGCTCGTCACCGAGGGCAACGTCCGCTACGTCGAGGAGTGGATTCCCGAGGGGGCCTCGCTCACGGTGCTCGGTCAGGCGACGGACATGGAGCGCCCGGTGGTGGCGCTGCGCGACCGCGTCGCGGCCAAGCTGCGCGCGCTCAAGGGCGACCGGGCGCGGCTGGCGAAATATGCTGCGAACCGCGACGTGCATATCGACGAGGGCGAGTGGGAAACCGCGCGGCGGGACGCCGAACGCGAGGCCGCGCGCGAGGCCGCGGAGGGCGATCCGCTGGCCGCGCCGGATGAGACGGCGATCGCCGTGAGAAAGCCCGATCACGGCGCGTTTCCGTTCCTCATCGCGCGTGGCGAGGGCGGGCGAATTTCGACGCGCTACGGCCTCGTCGCGTTCGCGTGGATGATCGCGTCGATCGTCGCGGCGCTCGTCGGCACGGCGGCGTTGCTCGACTGGATTCGTTTCGGCCCGGCCTGACCGGGCGCGGAGGTGCGCGCATGGCGCTCGTGGGGATCGGGGCCGTGGGACTGCTGGTGCTCTTCGCCGGGGCCGCCGTGTATTTCGTGATCGTCTACAACGGCCTCGTGCGCCTGCGCAACAACATCGACAAGGCGTGGAGCAACATCGACGTCGTGCTCAAGCAGCGCTTCGACGAACTGCCCCGTCTGGTCGAGGTCTGCAAGGGCTACATCGCGCACGAGCGCCAGACGTTGGAATCGGTGACTCGCGCGAGGTCCCGCGTCGAGGGGGCGCGCGGCGACCGCGAGATGTTCGGCGCGCAATCGGAGCTTTCCGGCGCACTGCGCGGCCTGTTCGCGCTGGCCGAAAACTACCCCGACCTGAAAGCGAACGACATGTTCCAGCGGCTGCAAACGCGCATCACGCAGCTCGAGGACATCATCTCGGACCGACGCGAGTTCTTCAACGAATCGGTGACGATCTACAACACGTCGATCCAGCAGTTCCCCGACGCGATGGTCGCGCGGACCGGCGGATTCACGGCGCGCACGCTATGGGAGATCGACGCGTCCGAACGCGCGCGGCCTGCGTCTTCGCTCGCGTAGGTTCGGGGAGAGATCAGCACCCGCAGCAAACGCTGGCGTTGTCGTTATACGAGCCGTATTTACCTTCGGGCGTGGGCGTGGCGAGGTCGGCGTCCAGACATTCGCCTTCCTCCTCGTCGCAAATCTGAAGCGAGCCGCAGGGGCTGCCGGTCGTCGTGCACTGGCCCGTCGATTCGTCGCAGGTCTCGGTGCCCGTGCACCACAGGCCGTCGTCGGCGCACGGCGATCCGCTCGACACGCACGCGGCCGTTTCCTCGTCGCACGACTCGTTGCCGTCGCAGAACGCGCCGTTGTCGTTGCAGGGATCGC of Deltaproteobacteria bacterium contains these proteins:
- a CDS encoding LemA family protein; this translates as MALVGIGAVGLLVLFAGAAVYFVIVYNGLVRLRNNIDKAWSNIDVVLKQRFDELPRLVEVCKGYIAHERQTLESVTRARSRVEGARGDREMFGAQSELSGALRGLFALAENYPDLKANDMFQRLQTRITQLEDIISDRREFFNESVTIYNTSIQQFPDAMVARTGGFTARTLWEIDASERARPASSLA